One genomic region from Magallana gigas chromosome 3, xbMagGiga1.1, whole genome shotgun sequence encodes:
- the LOC105340830 gene encoding turripeptide OL11-like has protein sequence MKSVICLVSLFAVACCFNVERQSSCPMFCPMNYAPLCGSDGKTYSNECELHVTNCLHKVNVVKVHQGSCDGSDLAQLLSVSR, from the exons ATGAAATCTGTTATTTGCCTCGTCTCCCTTTTCGCTGTGGCAT GCTGTTTCAACGTTGAGCGACAATCTAGCTGTCCAATGTTCTGTCCAATGAACTACGCCCCCCTTTGTGGCTCTGATGGCAAAACATACAGCAACGAGTGCGAGCTCCACGTCACCAACTGTCT TCACAAGGTGAATGTGGTCAAAGTGCACCAAGGAAGCTGTGATGGCTCGGATCTGGCGCAACTCCTCAGCGTGTCGCGCTAA
- the LOC105340821 gene encoding partitioning defective 6 homolog gamma: MMSKGSKSSLRGESVLVEVKSKYDAEFRRFSVDKNKMKEYEGFEKLLSALHNIDPQSFVITYTDTHGDLLPINNNENFQKALSTAKPLLRIMVQMKGESYEQMNGYGTITKKKNKISKLMGSGTNEPVPGTKPKLHIGLPEDFRRVSAIIDVDIVPEHHRRVKLMKNGSDKPLGFYIRDGTSVRVTPHGLEKVPGIFISRLVPGGLAESTGLLAVNDEVLEVNGIEVAGKTLDQVTDMMVANSSNLIITVKPVNQRLTLAPQRGGPGRHSQMSQASQASSQMSFSSQRSSKSFDSDHVTEQDDEDDEVHDHLLTPAPKKIPNTEVVTL; this comes from the exons ATGATGTCAAAGGGATCCAAGTCCTCGCTTCGTGGAGAGAGTGTGTTAGTGGAGGTAAAAAGCAAG TATGATGCAGAATTTAGAAGGTTTTCGGTGgataagaataaaatgaaagagTATGAAGGCTTTGAAAAACTCCTGTCAGCTTTACACAACATTGATCCACAGAGCTTTGTGATAACGTACACCGACACCCATGGTGACCTGCTGCCAATCAACAATAACGAAAACTTTCAGAAAGCCCTTAGCACTGCAAAACCACTGCTGCGAATTATGGTTCAGATGAAAG GAGAGAGCTATGAACAAATGAATGGGTATGGAACaataacaaagaaaaagaataaaatttcaaaacttatGGGCAGTGGTACAAATGAACCAGTACCTGGTACAAAGCCCAAACTTCACATTGGGCTTCCTGAAGACTTTCGTCGTGTGTCTGCAATAATCGATGTTGATATAGTTCCTGAGCATCACCGGCGTGTGAAACTAATGAAGAACGGGTCTGACAAACCACTTGGATTTTACATTCGAGATGGAACTAGTGTCCGGGTCACTCCGCATGGTTTGGAAAAAGTCCCCGGGATTTTCATCTCAAGACTCGTGCCTGGTGGTCTAGCAGAAAGCACTGGACTTTTAGCGGTCAACGATGAAGTTTTAGAAGTGAACGGCATCGAAGTGGCTGGAAAAACTCTAGATCAAGTGACAGACATGATGGTTGCAAACAGTTCAAATCTGATCATCACCGTGAAGCCAGTGAACCAGAGACTGACCCTGGCCCCCCAGCGAGGGGGCCCGGGCCGACACTCCCAAATGTCCCAGGCTTCACAGGCCTCATCCCAGATGTCCTTCAGTTCCCAGCGGTCATCCAAATCCTTCGACAGCGACCATGTCACGGAACAAGATGATGAGGACGATGAAGTTCACGACCATCTGTTGACGCCGGCACCCAAGAAGATTCCCAACACGGAAGTCGTCACTTTATGA